One Bdellovibrio bacteriovorus str. Tiberius DNA segment encodes these proteins:
- a CDS encoding host attachment protein, which translates to MKTWIVVVNRVEAKVFESDGKGHKGDVKFVQKLENPRGRLKSQDINADKPGFSPGVAGHGGTKEKAQSPTDRVSQMFAKRVSDYLEEARHANSFDEVVLIAAPQFLGRMRSMFSGPLKEVVSMEIPKDLGPAVTGPDLRDRLWPAPEVRHEL; encoded by the coding sequence ATGAAAACATGGATTGTAGTCGTCAATCGAGTTGAAGCAAAAGTTTTTGAAAGCGACGGTAAAGGACACAAAGGGGATGTGAAGTTCGTCCAAAAGCTTGAAAATCCCCGCGGACGTCTGAAATCTCAGGACATCAATGCGGATAAGCCGGGATTTTCTCCGGGTGTGGCAGGGCATGGGGGCACCAAAGAAAAAGCCCAGTCACCGACGGACCGTGTGTCTCAGATGTTTGCAAAAAGGGTTTCTGATTATCTGGAAGAGGCCCGTCACGCGAACTCTTTTGATGAAGTTGTGCTGATTGCAGCGCCGCAGTTTCTGGGACGCATGCGAAGCATGTTCAGTGGACCTTTAAAAGAAGTGGTATCCATGGAAATCCCGAAAGATCTGGGCCCGGCCGTCACCGGACCGGATTTGCGGGACAGATTATGGCCTGCTCCGGAGGTGCGACATGAACTCTGA
- a CDS encoding Ppx/GppA phosphatase family protein: MIKTFVLVSVFSAIAYANPCHENRAALDLGSGTTKAYVATVDTCEKKIVKVLFEDRLPLAFNEALEKSPTKEIPAATIQEYTPRIELLLQKVKTYNVKRINAVATSVFRVAKNGQAVARGISKKLEIPVEVISQEQEAELGYWSALAQRRITDTSNLIVWDIGGGSMQMYSREKGKVHIFEGNLASVTFKNQILQVLQFKDPKKESSPNPFARQREAALQLAKNHAYLNVPAYFKAKAPTARWVGVGGVISMSVQKQVQAGGSEFTQSALEETLKNRSQLKDSEIESEYRISDISNLALVLGYMKALKIEKVETAQASLGQGLIFKSLK; the protein is encoded by the coding sequence ATGATTAAAACCTTCGTACTTGTTTCTGTTTTTTCTGCAATCGCGTATGCGAATCCCTGTCATGAAAACCGCGCTGCCCTGGATCTGGGCTCTGGCACCACCAAAGCCTATGTGGCGACAGTCGACACCTGTGAAAAGAAAATCGTGAAGGTGCTTTTCGAGGACCGTTTGCCACTGGCATTCAATGAAGCTCTTGAAAAATCCCCGACCAAAGAAATACCCGCAGCCACCATTCAGGAATACACACCACGGATTGAACTGCTGCTGCAGAAAGTGAAAACCTACAACGTCAAACGCATCAATGCGGTGGCGACCTCGGTATTCCGAGTGGCGAAAAATGGACAGGCCGTCGCCAGGGGTATTTCCAAAAAACTTGAAATCCCGGTGGAAGTCATCAGTCAGGAACAGGAGGCTGAACTGGGTTACTGGTCAGCTTTGGCGCAGCGGAGAATCACCGACACCAGCAATCTGATCGTGTGGGATATCGGCGGGGGCTCGATGCAGATGTATTCCCGGGAAAAAGGCAAAGTGCACATCTTTGAAGGAAATCTGGCGTCGGTGACTTTCAAGAATCAGATTCTGCAAGTGCTGCAGTTTAAAGATCCCAAAAAAGAATCTTCGCCGAATCCATTCGCCCGGCAGCGCGAGGCCGCCTTGCAGCTGGCAAAAAATCATGCCTATCTGAATGTGCCTGCTTATTTCAAAGCCAAAGCACCCACTGCTCGCTGGGTCGGTGTGGGTGGTGTGATTTCCATGTCCGTGCAAAAACAGGTGCAGGCGGGGGGATCTGAATTCACCCAAAGTGCTTTGGAAGAAACTTTGAAAAACAGATCCCAGCTGAAAGATTCTGAAATTGAAAGCGAATACCGCATTTCTGATATTTCAAATCTGGCACTGGTGCTGGGTTATATGAAAGCACTGAAGATCGAAAAGGTCGAAACAGCCCAGGCCTCATTGGGCCAGGGCCTGATCTTTAAGAGTTTAAAATAG
- a CDS encoding M1 family metallopeptidase, with the protein MSKAQALNKLLIVVGLLFILLVSMQSHGQTLHHKLNVELYPGLKMIKAQDTLTFPKESPRKVSFLLHKDLQVSVTSSDDSVVLLHPATQKEPYAEYGLTLGNIDSKVTLQYFGVIFDPVLNDSSNGLIAPEGATLFGSTYWYPFFLDTQKSFDVTVQTPGDWMSLVQGQIASTVVEGSIRTSRFVEIYPQEEIYLVAGPFKNYQVDTPSGKKVQVLLRKEDPALAQSFLSLVPEYIKHYSQIIAPYPYSSFSVVENFWETGYGMPSFTLLGPTVLRLPFILNSSLPHEVLHNWWGNSVYVDYEKGNWCEGLTTYMADYWQQEKAGSERTYRMNTLLNYMDFVASNPEKDFPLRQFRGRHNSSSQAVGYGKSMMLFHMLEFRFGKEAFQKSLQDFYTRNLFKKASFTDIQNSFESVTSQNLQTFFSQWLDRKGAPEIELGDVRIMKWHDGSTSTTYVLSQKQADLYDLNIPVIWTLESGAEIRQLARLSDKIQFYSLTSPSRPVKVSVDPDFRLFRRLYTEERPATLSSVLGSAEIHYYFDPADASAKQFVEVWSQKTEGNDVLHYSGEPLDVPAKGSMVFVGDQQNFVNFMKTQLAEQNLQITADTISIEGQKYNLSEVSTVLVARLKNHPQQTVVWVRWSADNNPAEWASRLTHYGTFGVLVFKGRPVIQKSTWPVLASPLQRAL; encoded by the coding sequence ATGTCCAAAGCGCAAGCGCTTAACAAGTTGTTGATCGTAGTCGGTCTGCTGTTCATTTTGCTCGTTTCCATGCAGTCCCACGGCCAGACTTTGCATCACAAACTGAATGTCGAGCTTTATCCGGGCCTGAAGATGATCAAGGCACAGGACACTCTGACTTTTCCCAAGGAATCTCCCCGTAAAGTCAGCTTTCTGCTGCACAAGGATCTGCAAGTCTCTGTGACCAGCAGTGACGATTCTGTCGTATTACTTCACCCGGCAACCCAAAAAGAACCCTATGCTGAATACGGCCTGACATTGGGAAACATCGACAGCAAAGTCACTTTGCAGTACTTCGGTGTGATCTTTGATCCGGTTCTGAACGACAGCAGCAACGGTCTGATTGCTCCGGAAGGTGCCACCCTGTTTGGCAGCACTTACTGGTATCCGTTCTTCCTGGACACGCAGAAAAGTTTTGACGTCACTGTACAGACCCCCGGCGACTGGATGTCTTTGGTGCAGGGTCAGATCGCCAGCACCGTGGTGGAAGGTTCGATTCGCACGTCCCGCTTTGTCGAAATTTATCCCCAGGAAGAAATCTATCTGGTGGCAGGTCCCTTCAAAAACTATCAGGTCGATACTCCGTCCGGAAAAAAGGTGCAGGTTCTGCTGCGCAAAGAAGATCCGGCGCTCGCGCAGAGTTTTTTGAGTCTGGTTCCGGAATACATCAAGCACTATTCGCAGATTATTGCGCCTTACCCGTATTCATCTTTCAGCGTGGTTGAGAACTTCTGGGAAACCGGCTATGGCATGCCAAGCTTCACGCTCTTGGGGCCCACGGTTTTGCGTCTGCCATTTATCCTGAATTCTTCACTGCCGCACGAAGTTCTGCACAACTGGTGGGGCAACAGCGTTTATGTGGACTATGAAAAAGGCAACTGGTGTGAAGGTCTTACGACTTACATGGCGGATTACTGGCAGCAGGAAAAAGCCGGCAGCGAGCGCACCTACCGCATGAACACCTTGTTGAACTATATGGACTTTGTTGCGAGCAACCCGGAAAAAGATTTCCCGCTTCGTCAGTTCCGCGGACGTCACAATTCCAGCTCTCAGGCCGTGGGGTATGGCAAGTCCATGATGCTGTTCCATATGCTGGAATTCCGTTTTGGCAAAGAGGCTTTTCAGAAGTCCTTGCAGGACTTCTATACTCGCAATCTGTTTAAGAAAGCCTCTTTCACCGACATTCAAAACAGTTTCGAATCCGTCACCAGCCAGAATCTGCAAACATTCTTCAGCCAGTGGCTGGACCGCAAAGGCGCGCCAGAAATTGAACTGGGTGATGTGCGCATCATGAAATGGCACGACGGATCCACCAGCACCACCTATGTGCTCAGCCAAAAGCAGGCGGATCTTTATGATCTGAACATCCCGGTGATCTGGACGCTGGAATCCGGCGCAGAGATTCGCCAGCTGGCCCGTCTTTCCGACAAAATCCAGTTCTATTCTTTGACGTCTCCGTCCCGCCCGGTGAAGGTTTCAGTTGATCCGGACTTCCGTCTTTTCCGTCGTCTCTACACGGAAGAGCGCCCGGCGACTTTGTCCAGCGTCTTGGGGTCTGCTGAGATTCACTATTACTTTGACCCGGCCGACGCCTCGGCAAAGCAGTTTGTTGAGGTGTGGTCCCAGAAAACAGAAGGCAATGATGTCCTTCACTATAGCGGTGAGCCCTTGGATGTCCCGGCTAAAGGATCCATGGTCTTTGTGGGTGATCAGCAGAACTTTGTGAACTTCATGAAAACCCAGCTGGCTGAACAGAACCTGCAGATCACGGCTGATACCATTTCCATTGAAGGTCAGAAGTACAATCTGAGCGAAGTCAGTACAGTTCTGGTGGCGCGCCTTAAAAACCATCCACAACAAACCGTGGTGTGGGTGCGGTGGAGCGCTGACAACAACCCTGCCGAGTGGGCGTCACGCCTGACCCACTATGGAACTTTCGGTGTGTTGGTATTTAAAGGCCGCCCGGTAATTCAGAAATCCACTTGGCCGGTTCTGGCAAGTCCCCTGCAACGCGCCCTTTAA
- a CDS encoding DsbA family oxidoreductase, which produces MKHKAILYSDFNCPFCYALEERLVGLRLAPSVEWRGVQHAPQMPVPMQLANLGFAQSIEREVVMVKDLMPEIDIAFPIGKPNTLKAIQYSIAASRHEPLLGLVFRHTLAREFWVNGEDISDEAFIKTVAHQFQFDSLRVDSAAESEADRWQREWQHLGTGSVPTLVRDDGEILMGLQPVEVLKAFFGE; this is translated from the coding sequence ATGAAACACAAGGCGATTCTGTACAGCGATTTTAATTGTCCGTTTTGTTATGCCCTTGAAGAACGCCTGGTGGGACTGCGTTTGGCGCCATCTGTCGAGTGGCGGGGTGTGCAACACGCGCCACAGATGCCGGTGCCCATGCAGCTGGCGAATCTGGGGTTTGCGCAAAGTATTGAACGCGAAGTGGTGATGGTGAAGGACCTCATGCCCGAAATCGACATCGCTTTTCCTATTGGAAAACCCAACACTTTGAAAGCCATTCAGTATTCGATCGCAGCCTCCCGTCATGAGCCGCTGCTGGGTTTGGTGTTCAGGCATACTCTGGCCCGGGAATTCTGGGTGAATGGGGAAGACATCTCCGATGAGGCTTTTATTAAAACTGTGGCTCATCAGTTTCAGTTTGATTCTTTGAGGGTCGACAGTGCCGCTGAATCCGAGGCGGATCGCTGGCAAAGAGAGTGGCAGCATCTGGGCACCGGCTCGGTTCCCACACTGGTCCGGGATGATGGCGAGATTCTGATGGGTTTGCAACCCGTGGAAGTGTTAAAGGCCTTTTTCGGCGAATGA
- a CDS encoding type 1 glutamine amidotransferase domain-containing protein, translated as MKSHKVLFVLTSTEQLGDTGHHTGAYLSEITHPYDEFVRAGYDVDMISPLGGKVPLDGVKMDDPLNATWMNDEEFLSKVEGTVKPWQVSGRDYCAIFFAGGHGTMFDFPENLQLQKLTSEIYENNGVVGAVCHGPAALVNVRLSDGQYLVKGHEVSSFTNEEEEFVGMEKSVPFLLQTRLQERGAHHTSSPKFAGHVVKSGRLVTGQNPASAAGVGKAMVEVLEFIEEGRIVPEQNWCEWHEPQQHQRGAL; from the coding sequence ATGAAAAGCCACAAAGTGCTTTTTGTTCTGACCAGTACCGAGCAGCTTGGCGATACCGGCCATCACACGGGCGCTTATCTTTCTGAAATCACCCATCCTTACGATGAATTTGTGCGTGCAGGATATGACGTCGACATGATCAGTCCACTGGGGGGAAAAGTGCCCCTGGACGGAGTGAAAATGGACGATCCCCTGAATGCCACGTGGATGAATGATGAAGAGTTTTTATCCAAGGTGGAAGGCACAGTTAAACCCTGGCAGGTTTCAGGTCGCGATTATTGCGCGATCTTTTTTGCCGGCGGGCACGGGACGATGTTTGATTTTCCCGAAAATCTGCAATTGCAAAAACTGACTTCTGAAATCTATGAAAACAATGGCGTGGTCGGAGCTGTTTGCCATGGCCCGGCGGCCCTGGTGAATGTGCGTCTTTCAGATGGCCAGTATCTGGTGAAAGGCCACGAGGTTTCCAGTTTCACCAATGAAGAAGAAGAATTCGTCGGTATGGAAAAGTCCGTGCCGTTTTTACTGCAGACACGTTTGCAGGAACGGGGCGCGCATCATACGTCTTCGCCGAAGTTTGCCGGGCACGTGGTGAAAAGCGGCCGTCTGGTGACCGGGCAAAACCCCGCGTCGGCGGCCGGCGTCGGCAAAGCGATGGTGGAGGTTCTGGAATTCATCGAAGAGGGGCGCATCGTGCCAGAGCAAAACTGGTGTGAATGGCATGAACCACAGCAGCACCAGCGAGGTGCTTTGTGA
- a CDS encoding glycine zipper domain-containing protein, whose product MEATTGEFRKKMGDIKENVAQELEKSAWSDRYHAVESRVKEGVEASEDLVKAHPFYAILGAAAVGFVAGALINRKH is encoded by the coding sequence ATGGAAGCTACTACAGGCGAATTCAGAAAGAAAATGGGCGACATCAAAGAAAACGTGGCTCAGGAGCTTGAAAAAAGCGCATGGAGCGATCGCTATCATGCCGTTGAATCCAGAGTGAAAGAAGGTGTGGAGGCTTCTGAGGACCTTGTGAAGGCCCATCCTTTCTATGCCATCCTCGGAGCCGCCGCAGTAGGCTTTGTGGCCGGAGCCCTGATCAACCGCAAACACTAA
- a CDS encoding ABC transporter ATP-binding protein, protein MAHSSSFTSFARLFAYTKKHRRDFYLGSLFSFLNKTFDIAPEILIGIAIDVVANQEKSFLAKWGVEDPGHQLILLSVLTLLIWMCESLFEYLLLLKWRGLAQSLQHEFRTEAYDHLQRLDMSFFEDRSTGGLVSILNDDINQLERFLNGGMNSLIQVFTSVVLIGAVFFVLAPSIAIFAFLPIPVILWGAFYFQKRAAPLYLDVREKAGQIGSRLANNISGMATIRSFTSELLESKKVANDSMTYLQSNKEAIKVSSAFNPLIRMAVLMGFIATFVMGGQMALRGDLNVGFYGVLVFLTQRLLWPLTGLADTVDLFERAMASADRVLDLIKTPVNLESTKAVREFDHAQGIEFSDLDFAYSNGVPVLNNVNIQVPAGKTVAIVGPTGSGKSTVTKLLLGFYKPSAGKILFGGQNTADCDPKDLRSQIGLVSQDVFLFHGSIYDNIAYGSPGATREAVLDAARKAHAMEFIEKLPEGLDTVIGERGQKLSGGQRQRISIARVILKNPPVLILDEATSAVDNETEAVIQASLAEATKGRTTIVIAHRLSTVTQADNIYVVAQGGVVESGTHQELLQSRKMYFQLWNAPL, encoded by the coding sequence ATGGCACACTCTTCATCATTTACGTCCTTCGCCCGCCTTTTTGCTTACACCAAGAAACACCGTCGTGACTTCTATTTAGGAAGTCTATTCTCGTTTCTAAATAAAACCTTCGACATCGCGCCGGAAATTCTGATCGGTATCGCGATTGACGTCGTCGCCAATCAGGAAAAATCCTTTCTGGCAAAATGGGGCGTGGAAGACCCGGGACATCAGCTGATTTTGCTGTCTGTTCTGACTTTGCTGATCTGGATGTGTGAATCCCTGTTTGAATATCTGCTGCTTTTGAAATGGCGCGGACTTGCCCAGTCGTTGCAACATGAATTCCGCACCGAAGCCTATGATCACCTGCAAAGACTGGACATGTCCTTCTTTGAAGATCGCAGCACCGGCGGCCTGGTTTCCATCCTGAATGATGACATCAATCAATTGGAACGCTTCCTTAACGGCGGCATGAACAGTCTGATTCAAGTCTTCACGTCCGTAGTACTGATTGGCGCTGTGTTCTTTGTCCTGGCTCCAAGTATCGCTATTTTTGCCTTCCTGCCGATTCCGGTGATCTTGTGGGGTGCCTTCTATTTCCAAAAACGCGCGGCGCCCTTGTATTTGGATGTGCGTGAAAAAGCCGGTCAGATCGGATCTCGTCTGGCGAACAATATTTCGGGCATGGCGACCATTCGCAGTTTCACGTCCGAGTTGCTGGAATCCAAAAAAGTTGCCAATGACAGTATGACTTATCTTCAGTCCAACAAAGAGGCGATCAAAGTCTCTTCGGCCTTCAATCCTTTGATTCGTATGGCCGTGTTGATGGGCTTTATCGCCACCTTCGTTATGGGCGGACAAATGGCCCTGCGCGGAGATTTGAACGTCGGATTCTATGGCGTGCTGGTCTTCCTGACCCAGCGTCTGTTGTGGCCATTGACGGGCCTGGCTGACACGGTGGATTTGTTTGAACGTGCCATGGCTTCTGCCGACCGCGTTTTGGATCTGATCAAAACGCCAGTGAATCTGGAATCCACCAAAGCTGTTCGGGAGTTTGATCATGCCCAAGGCATTGAATTCTCTGATCTTGATTTTGCATACAGCAATGGCGTGCCGGTATTGAATAACGTCAATATCCAGGTGCCAGCAGGAAAAACCGTGGCGATTGTCGGCCCTACGGGTTCTGGTAAATCCACTGTCACAAAACTGCTTTTGGGGTTCTATAAACCGTCGGCAGGAAAAATTCTGTTCGGTGGTCAGAACACTGCCGACTGTGATCCAAAAGATCTGCGTTCCCAGATCGGTCTGGTCAGTCAGGACGTGTTCCTGTTCCACGGAAGCATTTATGACAATATCGCCTATGGCAGCCCGGGTGCCACTCGTGAAGCTGTTCTGGATGCCGCACGCAAAGCCCATGCAATGGAATTTATCGAAAAACTTCCGGAAGGACTGGACACGGTGATTGGTGAACGCGGGCAGAAACTGTCCGGCGGCCAGCGCCAGCGCATTTCAATTGCCCGGGTGATTTTGAAAAACCCGCCGGTTTTGATTTTGGATGAAGCCACTTCCGCAGTGGACAATGAAACCGAAGCGGTGATTCAGGCCTCTTTGGCCGAAGCCACCAAAGGTCGCACGACCATCGTGATTGCGCACCGCCTGTCCACCGTCACTCAGGCGGACAACATCTATGTTGTCGCCCAGGGTGGCGTAGTGGAAAGCGGCACACATCAAGAGCTTCTGCAAAGCCGCAAGATGTACTTCCAGCTTTGGAATGCCCCACTTTAA
- a CDS encoding sigma-54 interaction domain-containing protein: MTADSRIIAKSPRFLEVLDLARLVAASSANVLITGESGTGKEVIARLIHDQSARQRKTFVPINCSAIPEPLLESELFGYARGAFTGAMNARQGLFEEADGGTLFLDEIGDLDLHLQAKLLRVLQEKKVKRVGENHYRPLNLRIVAATHNDLEGDVQDKRFREDLYFRLKVVSIKIPPLRERSEDILPLAHYFLDKFTRRYQMPEKKWGRDVEEFLLTRPWMGNVRELENTIERAVVLSPAGLISLKVLQDDLQVRECSLDQIFEKLYQAQGRFLSLEELSKAYIEFVLKTNRGAREKSSRDLGIDRKTLYRKTHAPLQ, translated from the coding sequence GTGACGGCCGATTCACGCATCATTGCCAAAAGCCCCCGGTTTCTGGAAGTGCTGGATCTGGCCCGTCTGGTGGCTGCCAGTTCCGCCAATGTGCTGATCACGGGGGAAAGTGGCACGGGCAAAGAAGTCATCGCCCGGCTTATCCACGATCAAAGTGCCAGGCAGCGCAAAACCTTTGTGCCCATCAACTGCTCGGCCATTCCAGAACCTTTGTTAGAGTCTGAACTTTTCGGTTATGCCCGTGGCGCTTTCACCGGCGCGATGAATGCCCGTCAGGGCCTTTTTGAAGAGGCCGACGGCGGGACGTTATTTTTGGACGAGATCGGCGATCTGGATCTGCACCTGCAGGCCAAGCTTTTGCGAGTGCTGCAGGAAAAGAAGGTCAAACGGGTCGGGGAAAATCATTACCGGCCTTTGAATCTGCGAATTGTGGCCGCGACTCATAACGATCTTGAAGGCGACGTGCAGGACAAGCGCTTTCGCGAGGATCTTTATTTTCGTCTGAAAGTGGTGTCGATCAAGATTCCGCCACTGCGGGAGCGCAGCGAGGACATTTTACCCCTGGCGCATTATTTCCTGGATAAATTCACACGACGTTATCAGATGCCCGAAAAAAAATGGGGTCGCGATGTGGAAGAGTTTCTGCTGACTCGTCCTTGGATGGGAAATGTGCGAGAACTGGAAAACACCATCGAACGTGCCGTGGTGTTAAGCCCTGCCGGTTTGATTTCATTGAAAGTGCTGCAGGATGATTTACAGGTCCGTGAATGCAGTCTGGATCAGATTTTTGAAAAGCTTTATCAGGCTCAAGGCCGCTTTCTTTCTTTAGAAGAACTCAGCAAAGCCTATATTGAGTTTGTTCTTAAAACGAATCGGGGAGCCCGTGAAAAAAGCTCCCGCGATTTGGGAATAGACCGTAAGACGCTGTACCGTAAAACCCACGCGCCTCTTCAGTGA
- the udk gene encoding uridine kinase, whose translation MSRPHIIGVAGGSGSGKTYFAKELQKMLGSENCSILYQDNYYIDQSDRFDGDGGSVNFDHPHALDFALLARGLQTLKMGQPLHVPIYDFVTHSRKRETLLESPKKVIIVDGILILHSLEVRAELDEAVFFDTPEDLRFQRRLHRDVHERGRTPEGVKRQFELQVRPMHDEFVEPSKRHAQTIVTDSGDYHAVLSQISHRLQNTLPAR comes from the coding sequence ATGAGTCGTCCCCACATTATCGGAGTCGCTGGCGGCAGCGGCTCTGGCAAAACATACTTCGCCAAAGAACTGCAAAAGATGCTGGGCTCTGAAAACTGCAGCATTCTTTATCAGGACAATTACTACATCGACCAGTCCGATCGTTTTGATGGTGATGGGGGCTCGGTGAACTTCGATCACCCGCACGCTCTGGACTTTGCCCTGCTGGCACGGGGCCTTCAGACCCTTAAAATGGGCCAGCCCCTGCATGTGCCGATTTATGATTTTGTCACCCACTCGCGTAAACGCGAAACCCTGCTGGAAAGCCCCAAAAAGGTCATCATCGTCGATGGGATCTTGATCCTGCACTCGCTCGAGGTCCGAGCCGAGCTGGACGAGGCCGTCTTTTTTGACACCCCCGAAGACCTGCGCTTTCAACGCCGTCTGCACCGCGATGTGCATGAACGCGGGCGCACCCCGGAAGGCGTCAAAAGGCAGTTCGAGCTTCAGGTCAGACCCATGCATGACGAGTTCGTAGAACCCTCTAAAAGGCATGCCCAAACCATTGTGACGGACTCAGGGGACTATCACGCGGTACTTTCACAGATTTCGCACCGTTTGCAAAACACCCTGCCCGCACGGTAA
- a CDS encoding baeRF3 domain-containing protein, with protein sequence MLEKLTHDDLLMLTSVNEGPCISIYIPGMPDKTLLLEYETLVRRAAHLLSLDAKNGEKKALLDSLYTFNPAEHLQRSDFGMAIFVNKHWRGFYMAAHTVPSKVVVAESFHLKPLLEDLQGESSYHILTLTPLEAVLTHCDGGSGTEIHNFLFHQGQHSNSIHWKHLDETETSQIPHLKSHMRGRGLDDNQCKKKSGVKLFLRWIEAKISKEPGYKQVPLFVFASENLFHTYKEVTLHPTAVFFKLDPSKTAPRMESLIHQAQVHVKKELAQQRNLSAYELEKMNHQKKVIDDLVKISRAAINGNVRTLFLQNNSEIWGELHRKSGQITFHEKQINAKDDDILDDIACEVIRHGGEVVVLSKEDMPSPSPAAAILNS encoded by the coding sequence ATGCTTGAAAAACTCACCCACGATGATTTATTGATGCTGACCTCTGTGAATGAGGGTCCGTGTATTTCGATTTACATCCCCGGCATGCCTGATAAGACTCTGCTTTTAGAATACGAAACACTGGTGCGACGAGCGGCTCATCTGCTTTCTTTGGACGCCAAAAATGGCGAGAAAAAAGCCCTGCTGGATTCCCTGTATACTTTCAATCCCGCCGAGCATCTGCAACGCTCCGATTTTGGTATGGCTATCTTTGTGAACAAACATTGGCGGGGTTTCTATATGGCCGCTCACACCGTCCCGTCCAAAGTGGTGGTGGCTGAAAGTTTCCACCTGAAACCTTTGCTTGAAGACCTGCAGGGTGAAAGCAGCTATCACATTCTGACTCTGACTCCGCTGGAGGCCGTACTGACTCATTGTGATGGCGGCAGCGGCACTGAAATTCATAATTTTCTTTTCCATCAGGGGCAGCACAGCAACAGCATTCACTGGAAACATCTGGATGAAACCGAAACCTCGCAGATCCCCCACCTGAAAAGCCATATGCGCGGCCGGGGCCTTGACGACAATCAGTGCAAGAAAAAATCAGGCGTAAAGCTGTTCTTGCGTTGGATCGAAGCCAAAATCAGCAAGGAGCCGGGTTACAAACAGGTGCCCTTGTTTGTGTTTGCCAGCGAAAATCTGTTTCACACCTACAAAGAGGTCACCCTGCACCCCACTGCCGTGTTCTTTAAGTTGGATCCGTCCAAAACCGCGCCACGCATGGAATCCCTGATTCACCAGGCCCAGGTTCACGTCAAAAAGGAACTGGCGCAACAGCGCAATCTGTCCGCGTATGAACTGGAAAAAATGAATCATCAGAAAAAAGTCATCGACGATCTGGTGAAGATCAGCCGCGCCGCCATCAACGGGAATGTGCGCACGCTGTTTTTACAGAACAACAGCGAGATCTGGGGTGAACTGCACCGCAAAAGCGGTCAGATCACCTTCCACGAAAAACAAATCAATGCCAAGGATGACGACATTCTGGATGACATCGCCTGTGAAGTGATCCGCCACGGGGGCGAAGTCGTGGTGCTGTCCAAAGAGGACATGCCCAGCCCGTCGCCTGCGGCGGCTATTTTAAACTCTTAA
- a CDS encoding pseudouridine synthase, with the protein MELLYKDEYFIAVNKPSGFHVHPHENVQHRVSRDKICLYHARRMMKQHVYPVHRLDAGTSGVLLFALSSESASKLCRLFTERATHKTYQAVVRGYVKEEGEVELPLELDSTGDLVDARTSFKRLATVEFPVAVGKKFPTARYSWVEVIPHTGRYHQIRRHFNRISHPLLGDAVHGDSHHNRFFRNHLDIEGLCLKALRMEFTHPWSGEKVSIEAPHCEKWKKIQLLFDPGLPPESKLKSL; encoded by the coding sequence GTGGAGCTACTGTACAAAGATGAATACTTTATTGCCGTGAACAAGCCCTCAGGCTTTCACGTGCATCCCCACGAGAATGTCCAGCACCGTGTTTCCCGCGATAAAATCTGTCTTTACCATGCCCGCCGCATGATGAAACAGCACGTGTATCCGGTGCATCGCCTGGATGCCGGCACCAGTGGCGTGCTGCTGTTTGCACTTTCTTCGGAATCCGCCAGCAAACTGTGCCGCCTGTTCACCGAACGCGCGACCCATAAAACCTATCAGGCTGTGGTGCGCGGTTACGTGAAAGAAGAAGGTGAAGTAGAGCTGCCGTTGGAACTGGATTCCACCGGCGACCTGGTGGACGCTCGGACCAGCTTCAAACGCCTGGCGACCGTGGAATTCCCGGTGGCTGTCGGTAAAAAGTTCCCCACCGCCCGCTATTCGTGGGTAGAGGTCATCCCCCACACCGGCCGCTACCACCAGATCCGCCGACATTTCAATCGCATCTCCCATCCCTTGCTGGGGGACGCCGTTCACGGGGATTCCCACCACAACCGTTTCTTCAGAAACCACTTGGATATCGAGGGTTTGTGCCTAAAAGCCCTGCGCATGGAGTTCACTCACCCCTGGAGTGGCGAAAAAGTCTCTATCGAGGCCCCGCACTGCGAGAAATGGAAGAAAATTCAACTTCTGTTTGATCCTGGGCTCCCGCCCGAAAGCAAACTGAAATCCCTTTGA